The sequence GGGTCCACCACCAGCTCCTTCAGGACCCGGCGAGCCCCTGGCTGAACCTCGACTTCGGGTCGCTGTCGGAGGAGTCCGAGGCCTGACCCGCGCGGGGGATGGCGACGGGGCTCACCACAACGAGTCACAGCGGCTACGGCGTGGCGTACCTCGTCCCACGAGCAAATTTGTCACCATCGGCCACATGAAGCTCACCGGCTTGCTCACGCGGAACCAAGAACCCCTCCCGGGGATCACCGGGGTCGCCCGGGTCGACCGCCGCACCCGGGAGCTCCTGCGCCGGATCAGTCCCGGCGACATCGTCGTGCTCGACCAGCTGGACCTCGACCGCGCGACGGCCGACGCCCTGGTCGAGGCCGAGGTCGCCGGCGTGGTCAACGCGTCGCCCTCGATTTCCGGCCGGTTCCCGAACATGGGCCCGGAAATCCTCGTCGCCGCCGGCATCCCGCTCGTCGACTCGGTCGGCGGCGAGCTGCTGCGCTCGATCAAGGACGGCACGAAGCTGCGCTTGCTCGACGGCGTCGTGTACATCGGCGAGCGGCAGGTCGCCTCCGGCATCGAGCAGACCACCGAGAGCGTCGCCGACCAGATGATCGAGGCCAAGGCCGGGATGTCGACGCAGCTCGAAGCGTTCTCGGCCAACACCATCGAGTTCCTGCGCCGCGAGCGCACGCTGATCCTCGACGGCGTCGGCGTGCCGGAGCTGAAGGCGCAGATCCGCGACCGGCACGTGCTGGTCGTCGCGGGCGGCAACGGGCACGCCGAAGACCTCAAGAAGCTCAAGAAGTACGTCGCCGAGCACCGCCCGGTGCTGGTCGGGGTCGACGCCGGCGCGGACACCCTGCGCGTGCAGGGCTATCAGCCGGACATCATCGTCGGCGACCCCACCGGCATCGGCACGGCCACGCTGCGCGGCGGCGCCGAGGTCGTGGTGCCCGCCCAGCCCGACGGGCACGCCCCCGGCGTCGAGCGGATCCAGGACCTCGGCATCGGCGCGGTGACGTTCCCCGCGTCCGGCAACGCCGAAGACCTCGCGCTGCTGCTGGCCGACGCGCACGGCGCGAGCCTGGTCGTCACCGTCGGGTTCCAGGCGACCCTGCGCGAATTCCTCGACCACGGCCGGTCCGGTTCGAACCCGTCGACGTTCCTGACCCGGCTGAAGCTCGGCACGAAGCTCGTCGACGGGAAAGCGGTGGCGACGCTGCACCGCAGCCGGGTCTCGATCGGCGCGGTCGTCCTGCTCGTGCTCGCCGCGGTCGTGGTGGTCGCCGCGGCTCTGCTGGTGTCCGACGTCGGTTCGGTCTACCTGGACTGGCTCCGCGACACCTGGAATTCGCTCTTCGCCTGGGTCAAGGGATTGTTCACGTGATTTCGCTGCGCTACCACGTCGTTTCCATCGCCGCCTGCTTCCTCGCGCTGGCCGTCGGCGTCGTGCTCGGCTCGACCGCGCTGAACGGCACGCTGCTGTCGGGGCTCGCGGGGGAGAAGAAGGACCTCGGCAGCCAGGTCTCCGACCTCGAGGCGCAGCGCAACGCGCTCAACGCCCGGCTCGCCGACGCCGACGCGTTCGCCGGCTCGATGGGCCCGAAGGTCGTCGCCGGCGCGCTCGACAAGCGCTCGGTGGTGCTGGTGACCACCGAGGACGCGCGCCCGGCCGACCGGGACGCGCTCAAGCAGCTGATCGGCCAGTCCGGCGCGTCGGTGACCGGCGAGGTCCAGCTGACGGCGGCGTTCGCCGACCCCGACAAGGCCGACCAGCTCCGCGACGTCGTCACGCGGCTGCAGCCGGCCGGGTCGAAGTTCCCGACCGCGGGCGACTCCGGCACGCTCGCCGGCGCGCTGCTCGGCTCGGTGCTGCTGCTGGACAAGACCACCGCGAAGCCGCAGTCCTCGGGTGAGGAGCTCGCGGCCGCGATCGGCGGCCTCACCGACGGCGGCTTCGTCAAGGCAGGCGGGGACGTGAAGCCGGCACAGCTGGCGATCGTGCTGACCGGCGCCCAGTCGACCGGCGACGGCGCGGGCGACCGCGCGGCGACGGTCGCCCGCTTCGCCACGCAGCTCGACCGCTCCGGCGCCGGCACGGTGCTCGCCGGCGACGCCGGTTCGGCCGACGGCACCGGCGCGCTCGGCGTCGTCCGCGCGGACACCTCGGCGACGTCGATCCTGTCCACTGTGGACAACGTCGATTCCTCGGCCGGGCGGGTGAGCACCGTGCTGGCGCTGAAGGAACAGCTCGACGGCGGGGCCGGCCGCTACGGCATCGCGGGCAACGCGACCGCCCCGGCCCCCGGCGTCGGCACCCCCAACGGCAACTGAGCGGTCAGCTGACGAGCTCGTAGTCGTGCGAGGCGTTCTCGGCGGCGAGGCTGCCCAGATCCCCCTCGCCGCCCGGGTTGTAGGTGAAGTTCGACCCGCCGTAGTAGCTGTTGTAGTACAGGCAGAACTCGCCCTTTTCGCAGATGCCGTTGCGGGCCGTGGCCGCGTTCGCCGCGGGCGCGGCGGTGGCGAGCAGGGCGACGGCACCCGCGGCGGCGAGCGATGCCCGGACCAGGCGCTTTCCGGTGGTTCCCAAGGTGATCACCCGAACGGCCGAATCACTTCAGCGGCGGGTCCAGAGGGAAGCAGGAAACGCGCACCGGCCACGTGTCCCCGCCCGCGGGCAAGGGCATCTGCTTGAGCGCCGCCGCCGCGTCGGTGTCGTGTGCTTCCTCGGCCGCGGCGTGGAAGATGTCCGCCGCAATCGACTGGTCGAACACGCCGATCTGCTGGTGCGGCCAGGCTTCCGCGCCGTGCAGCGCGCCCGGGATCAGCTGGTCGACGACCTTCCGCAGCGTGACGCCGTTCGGGGCCTGGTACTTCCAGACGTCGACGCCGAGGTTCTTCCCGACCTCCGCCAGCCGGCCCCACGCGGTGAGGTTGAAGTTGACGTAGTGCCACGACATCGTGCGCGAGAGTTCGAGCGGCTGGCTGCCGTCGGCGGCGAACTGCACCGGGAACCGCTTCTGCTCCGCGTCGAGGACGATCTTCCGCGCCGCTTCGCGATGACCCAGGTACGCCGAGATCGTCGCGTTCTGCATGTCGAGGAACGTGCCGTGGTTGTTGGTGGCGGCCAGTTCCAGCTTCGCCTGCGGGCTGGTCTGCATCCAGGTGAGGTACTGGCCCAGCCACGCCTTGATGCCTGAGCGGTCCTTGCCCGTCCAGCCCGGCGCGCCGCCGTCGAGCAGCGCGAACGCGTCCATCAGCTGGCTGAACGACTGGGTCGAGTCGATGATCCCGGTGCCGCTGACGGTGGTGCGGCACGGCACGATCTGCGAGTACGTCATGTTCGGGTTCATCCGCGTCGCCGGGTCGAGGAACCACGTCCGGATGTCCAGCGCCGCGCGCTTCGCGTACTTCGCGTCGCCGGTGTAGTACCAGGCCAGCGAGAGGTAGTACATCGCGTCCCAGGCCCACATCCGGTACGTGTGGTCGGTGATCGCGTCCGCCTCCGGGTTGCGCTGGCCGTCCTTGTTGACGTACGGGCAGCCCTGCGGGTTCTCCGGCGTCTTCGGCTGGCTCGCCCACCAGTACGGCGCCTGGCTCAGGTAGTCGTGCTTGTCGCCGCTCGGGGGCGCGGACGGCTTGTCCAGGACCGACCACGGGCCGGCCGTCAGCGCGGTGTCCGCCTTGGCCAGCACGGCTTTCAGCGCGTCCCGCTGGGCCGTGGTCGCATGGCCGCTGCGGATCGCGTGCCGGATGTTCGCGAGCTTGGCGCCGTCGGTGACGACCGTGTGCGGTGCCGCCGCCGCCACCGCCGTCCCGCTCACCGGGACCAGGAGCATGCTCGCCGACACCACCAGCGCGCCCAGGACTTTTCGCACGTCGACCGCCCTTCGGGGACGTCAAAATCCCCACGTCGTCACCGGGCGGCGGTACGGCTGCAGGGATTCTGACCGGGCGGAGCGGCGGGTGTCAATCGGGCCAGGTGCGGCGCTTGTCCAGCGGCCGCGCGTACGAACCCGCGCGGCTCGTCTTGAGTCCCAAAGCCACGAGCGACTCCGCGAGCCGGACCGCCGCCGCGACGCCGTCGATGACCGGGATGTCCAGCATCGTCGCGATCTTCCGGTCCAGCCCGGTCATCCCGGCGCAGCCGAGCACGAGCACCTCCGCGCCGGCGTCCCGCGCGCGGCGGCCCGCGGTCAGCAACGCCGATTCCGTGCGGCGCTCGTCCGTCAGCTCCAGCACGCCGAGCCCGGCACCGGTGACCGTGACGCAGTTCTGCGCGACGCCGGCCGCGTGCAGGCTGTCCTCGATCAGCCCGCACGTCCGGTCCAAAGTGGTCACCACACCGTAGCGGCGGCCGAGCAGGCAGGCCAGGTGCGCGGCGGCTTCGGTGATGTCGACGACCGGGACGTCGAGCAGCTCGCGCGCGCCCTCGCGGCCGTGCTCGCCGAACCCGGCGAGCACGACGGCGTCGAACGGTTCTTCCAAGCCCCGCAACAGGTCCAGCACGGCCGCGGCGGACAGGAAGCTGTCGAGCCACCCCTCGGCCGACTCCGGGCCCCAGCGCGGCGTCCTGGCGAGGATCTCGGTGCCGGGACTCGCGGCCGCGCGGGCCCCGGCACCGATCTCCTTCGTCATCGCCTCGGTGGTGTTGCAGTTGGTGACGACGATCCTCATCGGTGCTTCCTCGAAACCGCGAAGTACAGCAGTGCCGACGATCCCGTGCCGATGAACCACGAGTAGGGCGCGGCCGGGGCGAAGAACGGCACCAGCGCGATCACCGCGGCCAGTGCGGCGGTCGGGAAGAACGTGACCAGGGCGCGCGGGTTCACCCGCGGGTAGATCCCGCCGTCGACGAAGAGCTGTGCGACGTCGACCTTGCCCCGCCGGATCAGGTAGTAGTCGACGATCATGATCCCGAACAGCGGGCCGAGGAACGCGCCGAGCCCGCCGAGGAAGTAGTTGACCACCGCCGGCGACGAGTAGAGTTTCCACGGCAGCACGCAGAGCGCGGCCACCGCGCTGATCAGCCCGCCGACGGTGAACGAGATCCGCTTCGGCCAGATGTTGGCCAGGTCGTAGGCGGGGGAGACGAAGTTCGCGACGATGTTGACGCCCATGGTGGCGACGGCGAACGTCAGCGCGCCGACGATCAGCACCGGCGTGTTGTGCACTTTGGACAGCAGCTCGGCCGGGTCGGTGATGGCCTCGCCGAACACCTGCATGCTGCCCGCGGTGACGATCACCGACAGCAGCGCGAACGCCGTCGAGTTGATCGGCAGGCCCCAGAAGTTGCCGCGCTTCACCGTCTTCTGGTCCGGGGCGTTGCGGGAGAAGTCGCAGAAGTTCAGCATCAGCGTGCCGTAGGTGGCCAGGATCAGCCCGGCCGCGCCGAACCATTGCCGGATCTGCTCGCCCGTCGAGAGCTGTTTCGGGCTGCTGGTCAGGGAAATGTGCCAGTTTCCGGCGGCGAGGATCCAGACGGCGAGCGCGATCATCACGACCCAGATGGCCGGCCCGCACCAGTCCTGGAACTTGCGCACCGACTCCATGCCGCGGGTCAGGATCAGCGCCTGGACCGCCCACAGCGCGACGAAGCAGAT is a genomic window of Amycolatopsis lexingtonensis containing:
- the steA gene encoding putative cytokinetic ring protein SteA — protein: MKLTGLLTRNQEPLPGITGVARVDRRTRELLRRISPGDIVVLDQLDLDRATADALVEAEVAGVVNASPSISGRFPNMGPEILVAAGIPLVDSVGGELLRSIKDGTKLRLLDGVVYIGERQVASGIEQTTESVADQMIEAKAGMSTQLEAFSANTIEFLRRERTLILDGVGVPELKAQIRDRHVLVVAGGNGHAEDLKKLKKYVAEHRPVLVGVDAGADTLRVQGYQPDIIVGDPTGIGTATLRGGAEVVVPAQPDGHAPGVERIQDLGIGAVTFPASGNAEDLALLLADAHGASLVVTVGFQATLREFLDHGRSGSNPSTFLTRLKLGTKLVDGKAVATLHRSRVSIGAVVLLVLAAVVVVAAALLVSDVGSVYLDWLRDTWNSLFAWVKGLFT
- a CDS encoding copper transporter, which translates into the protein MISLRYHVVSIAACFLALAVGVVLGSTALNGTLLSGLAGEKKDLGSQVSDLEAQRNALNARLADADAFAGSMGPKVVAGALDKRSVVLVTTEDARPADRDALKQLIGQSGASVTGEVQLTAAFADPDKADQLRDVVTRLQPAGSKFPTAGDSGTLAGALLGSVLLLDKTTAKPQSSGEELAAAIGGLTDGGFVKAGGDVKPAQLAIVLTGAQSTGDGAGDRAATVARFATQLDRSGAGTVLAGDAGSADGTGALGVVRADTSATSILSTVDNVDSSAGRVSTVLALKEQLDGGAGRYGIAGNATAPAPGVGTPNGN
- a CDS encoding alginate lyase family protein, encoding MRKVLGALVVSASMLLVPVSGTAVAAAAPHTVVTDGAKLANIRHAIRSGHATTAQRDALKAVLAKADTALTAGPWSVLDKPSAPPSGDKHDYLSQAPYWWASQPKTPENPQGCPYVNKDGQRNPEADAITDHTYRMWAWDAMYYLSLAWYYTGDAKYAKRAALDIRTWFLDPATRMNPNMTYSQIVPCRTTVSGTGIIDSTQSFSQLMDAFALLDGGAPGWTGKDRSGIKAWLGQYLTWMQTSPQAKLELAATNNHGTFLDMQNATISAYLGHREAARKIVLDAEQKRFPVQFAADGSQPLELSRTMSWHYVNFNLTAWGRLAEVGKNLGVDVWKYQAPNGVTLRKVVDQLIPGALHGAEAWPHQQIGVFDQSIAADIFHAAAEEAHDTDAAAALKQMPLPAGGDTWPVRVSCFPLDPPLK
- a CDS encoding aspartate/glutamate racemase family protein is translated as MRIVVTNCNTTEAMTKEIGAGARAAASPGTEILARTPRWGPESAEGWLDSFLSAAAVLDLLRGLEEPFDAVVLAGFGEHGREGARELLDVPVVDITEAAAHLACLLGRRYGVVTTLDRTCGLIEDSLHAAGVAQNCVTVTGAGLGVLELTDERRTESALLTAGRRARDAGAEVLVLGCAGMTGLDRKIATMLDIPVIDGVAAAVRLAESLVALGLKTSRAGSYARPLDKRRTWPD
- a CDS encoding NCS1 family nucleobase:cation symporter-1 — protein: MTAAPLTESQQETSPPPDPRLWNEDLAPAKERRWKVYDIFALWMSDVHNLGNYTFAAGLFVLGLSAWQVFTALLFGFVIIYFGMNLMGRIGQRTGVPFPVVARISFGTFGANLPALIRAIIAIFWYGIQTYLASVAITLLVLAIDPGLKPLTEHGFLGLHALGWICFVALWAVQALILTRGMESVRKFQDWCGPAIWVVMIALAVWILAAGNWHISLTSSPKQLSTGEQIRQWFGAAGLILATYGTLMLNFCDFSRNAPDQKTVKRGNFWGLPINSTAFALLSVIVTAGSMQVFGEAITDPAELLSKVHNTPVLIVGALTFAVATMGVNIVANFVSPAYDLANIWPKRISFTVGGLISAVAALCVLPWKLYSSPAVVNYFLGGLGAFLGPLFGIMIVDYYLIRRGKVDVAQLFVDGGIYPRVNPRALVTFFPTAALAAVIALVPFFAPAAPYSWFIGTGSSALLYFAVSRKHR